One part of the Arabidopsis thaliana chromosome 1 sequence genome encodes these proteins:
- the FUT6 gene encoding fucosyltransferase 6 (fucosyltransferase 6 (FUT6); FUNCTIONS IN: transferase activity, transferring glycosyl groups, fucosyltransferase activity; INVOLVED IN: cell wall biogenesis; LOCATED IN: endomembrane system, membrane; EXPRESSED IN: stem, root, flower; CONTAINS InterPro DOMAIN/s: Xyloglucan fucosyltransferase (InterPro:IPR004938); BEST Arabidopsis thaliana protein match is: fucosyltransferase 4 (TAIR:AT2G15390.2); Has 336 Blast hits to 327 proteins in 17 species: Archae - 0; Bacteria - 0; Metazoa - 0; Fungi - 0; Plants - 332; Viruses - 0; Other Eukaryotes - 4 (source: NCBI BLink).), giving the protein MYHIFQISSEVFRAFGLKMKILLTLVFSGLLIWSVVLVSFSNDFNNQLLVATSNVSRESETPRDRLIGGLLTADFDEGSCLSRYQQSLLYRKASPYKPSEYLVSKLRSYEKLHKRCGPGTDAYKKATEILGHDDENYASKSVGECRYIVWVAVYGLGNRILTLASVFLYALLTERVVLVDQSKDISDLFCEPFPGTSWLLPLEFPLMKQIDGYNKGYSRCYGTMLNNQAINSTLIPPHLYLHILHDSRDNDKMFFCQKDQSLVDKVPWLIVKANVYFVPSLWLNPTFQTELMKLFPQKEAVFHHLARYLFHPTNQVWGLITRSYNAYLSRADETLGIQIRVFSDRAGYFQHVMDQVVACTRRENLLPEPAAQEEPKVNISRSQKLKAVLVTSLYPEYSETLKNMYWERPSSTGEIIEVYQPSGERVQQTDKKLHDQKALAEMYLLSLTDKIVTSARSTFGYVAHSLGGLKPWLLYQPTGPTAPDPPCIQSTSMDPCHLTPPSHGCEPEWGTNSGKVVPFVRHCEDRGNDGLKLFDEL; this is encoded by the exons ATGTATCACATCTTTCAGATCTCCAGCGAAGTTTTCAGAGCTTTTggtttgaagatgaagattctGCTAACACTAGTCTTTAGTGGCTTACTAATTTGGTCTGTAGTGTTAGTTTCATTCTCAAACGACTTCAACAACCAACTTCTTGTTGCTACTTCCAACG TTTCAAGGGAATCCGAAACACCGAGAGATAGACTGATCGGAGGGCTTTTAACCGCGGATTTCGATGAAGGTTCTTGCTTGAGTAGGTATCAGCAATCTTTGTTGTACCGGAAGGCTTCACCGTACAAGCCTTCGGAATATCTTGTCTCTAAGCTTAGAAGTTACGAGAAGCTTCACAAGCGTTGCGGTCCAGGCACGGATGCTTACAAGAAAGCAACAGAGATTCTTGGTCATGATGATGAGAATTATGCAAGCAAATCTGTTGGTGAATGCAGATACATTGTGTGGGTTGCGGTTTACGGGCTTGGAAACAGAATACTTACTCTTGCCTCTGTCTTCCTCTACGCTCTCTTGACAGAGAGAGTTGTTCTTGTTGATCAAAGCAAAGATATAAGTGATCTCTTCTGCGAGCCGTTTCCAGGTACTTCATGGTTACTTCCTCTTGAATTCCCATTGATGAAGCAGATTGATGGCTACAACAAGGGATACTCTCGTTGTTACGGAACAATGTTGAACAATCAAGCCATCAACTCCACTTTGATCCCGCCGCATCTGTATCTTCATATTCTTCATGATTCAAGGGATAATGATAAGATGTTCTTCTGTCAAAAGGATCAATCTTTAGTGGACAAAGTCCCTTGGTTGATTGTCAAAGCCAATGTCTACTTTGTCCCATCTTTATGGTTGAATCCAACTTTCCAAACCGAACTAATGAAGCTGTTCCCGCAGAAAGAAGCCGTCTTTCACCATCTCGCTCGGTATCTTTTTCACCCGACGAATCAAGTTTGGGGCTTGATCACAAGATCCTACAATGCCTACTTATCAAGAGCAGACGAGACGCTTGGTATTCAGATACGGGTATTCAGCGATCGAGCTGGATATTTTCAGCATGTAATGGATCAGGTCGTAGCTTGTACACGAAGAGAGAACCTTTTGCCTGAACCAGCTGCACAAGAAGAACCAAAAGTCAATATATCAAGAAGCCAGAAACTTAAAGCTGTTCTTGTCACATCTTTGTATCCAGAGTACTCTGAAACCTTAAAGAACATGTATTGGGAACGACCGAGTTCAACAGGGGAGATCATTGAAGTTTATCAGCCAAGTGGAGAAAGGGTTCAACAAACAGACAAGAAGCTACACGACCAAAAGGCGCTCGCCGAGATGTATCTTCTAAGTCTAACTGATAAAATAGTCACAAGTGCAAGGTCTACATTTGGATATGTTGCTCATAGTCTTGGAGGATTAAAGCCATGGTTACTCTATCAGCCAACAGGTCCTACAGCTCCTGATCCACCGTGTATTCAATCCACGTCGATGGACCCTTGTCACCTTACTCCTCCGTCTCATGGATGTGAACCCGAATGGGGAACTAACTCCGGGAAGGTAGTTCCTTTTGTAAGGCATTGTGAGGATCGTGGGAACGATGGTCTTAAGCTATTTGATGAGTTATAG
- a CDS encoding GCK domain-containing protein (GCK domain-containing protein; FUNCTIONS IN: molecular_function unknown; INVOLVED IN: N-terminal protein myristoylation; LOCATED IN: cellular_component unknown; EXPRESSED IN: 16 plant structures; EXPRESSED DURING: 10 growth stages; CONTAINS InterPro DOMAIN/s: GCK (InterPro:IPR012891); BEST Arabidopsis thaliana protein match is: GCK domain-containing protein (TAIR:AT5G02210.1); Has 325 Blast hits to 285 proteins in 75 species: Archae - 0; Bacteria - 2; Metazoa - 95; Fungi - 33; Plants - 117; Viruses - 2; Other Eukaryotes - 76 (source: NCBI BLink).), translated as MGITSSTDPKTETFSDPKSQNNEEAPPAKSEKLGDASPSTPAPSEELGDSSTVWRDPEDSESDEKPEEGGGGDADGEEEGECGFCLFMKGGGCKDSFVAWEECVEAAEKNKEDIVTNCMEVTSMLKKCMDEHSDYYQPILAAEKAAEAEVKKELEAEKKKEEEEKISEEEVAAKKQAQG; from the coding sequence ATGGGAATTACATCATCCACAGATCCAAAAACAGAGACTTTTTCCGACCCCAAATCTCAAAACAACGAAGAAGCTCCTCCAGCTAAATCTGAGAAACTCGGAGATGCGTCTCCGTCGACTCCAGCTCCATCTGAGGAACTCGGAGATTCATCAACTGTTTGGAGAGACCCAGAAGATTCCGAATCGGAtgaaaaaccagaagaaggaggaggaggagacgCAGATGGTGAAGAGGAAGGAGAGTGTGGGTTTTGCTTGTTTATGAAAGGAGGTGGTTGCAAAGATTCGTTTGTTGCTTGGGAAGAGTGTGTTGAAGCAGCTGAGAAGAACAAGGAAGATATTGTTACTAATTGTATGGAAGTCACTTCGATGTTGAAGAAGTGTATGGATGAACATTCCGATTACTATCAGCCCATTCTCGCTGCGGAGAAAGCTGCTGAAGCAGAGGTTAAGAAGGAGCttgaagctgagaagaagaaggaagaagaagagaagatctCGGAAGAGGAGGTAGCTGCGAAGAAGCAAGCTCAAGGGTAA